The following proteins are encoded in a genomic region of Ictalurus punctatus breed USDA103 chromosome 15, Coco_2.0, whole genome shotgun sequence:
- the rgs19 gene encoding regulator of G-protein signaling 19 isoform X6, which translates to MVRAQLLFLNAVLPPSSLTIRREDESRQRLKAQETKLETIPNCEACTKPTVEEMKQWAQSFDKLMKNPAGRNVFREFLRTEYSEENMLFWLACEDLKKEISKNMIEEKARMIYEDYISILSPKEVSLDSRVREVINRKMQDPTPHTFEDAQLQIYTLMHRDSYPRFLNSPIYKSLVQGGSRSSSES; encoded by the exons ATGGTTCGGGCACAACTGTTATTTCTCAATGCCGTTTTACCACCTTCCAGTCTCACTATTAGGAGAGAAGATGAGAGTCGCCAGAGATTGAAAGCCCAGGAGACTAAGCTGGAGACCATACCAAACTGTGAAGCTTG cacCAAACCAACGGTGGAGGAGATGAAACAGTGGGCTCAGTCCTTCGATAAGCTGATGAAGAACCCGGCAGGCCGGAACGTGTTTCGCGAGTTTCTACGCACAGAGTACAGTGAGGAGAATATGCTCTTCTGGCTGGCCTGCGAGGATCTGAAGAAGGAAATCAGCAAGAACATGATAGAGGAGAAGGCACGCATGATCTACGAAGACTACATCTCTATTCTTTCACCTAAAGag GTGAGTTTGGACTCGCGGGTGCGGGAGGTTATCAACAGGAAGATGCAAGACCCAACGCCGCACACGTTTGAGGACGCACAGTTGCAGATCTACACCCTCATGCACAGAGACTCGTACCCACGCTTCCTCAACTCACCCATATATAAGTCACTGGTGCAGGGGGGCTCACGCTCCTCCTCTGAATCTTAG
- the rgs19 gene encoding regulator of G-protein signaling 19 isoform X2, translating to MCFRKRNGYRPPDHFNAKIYTGPVPAERESPMTRSEMSPSRAQHSPPTQRPNACCFCWCCCCSCSWREDESRQRLKAQETKLETIPNCEACTKPTVEEMKQWAQSFDKLMKNPAGRNVFREFLRTEYSEENMLFWLACEDLKKEISKNMIEEKARMIYEDYISILSPKEVSLDSRVREVINRKMQDPTPHTFEDAQLQIYTLMHRDSYPRFLNSPIYKSLVQGGSRSSSES from the exons tacACAGGCCCTGTCCCAGCAGAGCGCGAGTCTCCGATGACACGGAGCGAGATGTCCCCGAGCCGCGCGCAACACTCGCCCCCCACACAGAGACCCAATGCCTGCTGCTTCTGCTGGTGCTGCTGCTGTAGCTGCTCTTG GAGAGAAGATGAGAGTCGCCAGAGATTGAAAGCCCAGGAGACTAAGCTGGAGACCATACCAAACTGTGAAGCTTG cacCAAACCAACGGTGGAGGAGATGAAACAGTGGGCTCAGTCCTTCGATAAGCTGATGAAGAACCCGGCAGGCCGGAACGTGTTTCGCGAGTTTCTACGCACAGAGTACAGTGAGGAGAATATGCTCTTCTGGCTGGCCTGCGAGGATCTGAAGAAGGAAATCAGCAAGAACATGATAGAGGAGAAGGCACGCATGATCTACGAAGACTACATCTCTATTCTTTCACCTAAAGag GTGAGTTTGGACTCGCGGGTGCGGGAGGTTATCAACAGGAAGATGCAAGACCCAACGCCGCACACGTTTGAGGACGCACAGTTGCAGATCTACACCCTCATGCACAGAGACTCGTACCCACGCTTCCTCAACTCACCCATATATAAGTCACTGGTGCAGGGGGGCTCACGCTCCTCCTCTGAATCTTAG
- the rgs19 gene encoding regulator of G-protein signaling 19 isoform X1, with product MCFRKRNGYRPPDHFNAKIYTGPVPAERESPMTRSEMSPSRAQHSPPTQRPNACCFCWCCCCSCSCLTIRREDESRQRLKAQETKLETIPNCEACTKPTVEEMKQWAQSFDKLMKNPAGRNVFREFLRTEYSEENMLFWLACEDLKKEISKNMIEEKARMIYEDYISILSPKEVSLDSRVREVINRKMQDPTPHTFEDAQLQIYTLMHRDSYPRFLNSPIYKSLVQGGSRSSSES from the exons tacACAGGCCCTGTCCCAGCAGAGCGCGAGTCTCCGATGACACGGAGCGAGATGTCCCCGAGCCGCGCGCAACACTCGCCCCCCACACAGAGACCCAATGCCTGCTGCTTCTGCTGGTGCTGCTGCTGTAGCTGCTCTTG TCTCACTATTAGGAGAGAAGATGAGAGTCGCCAGAGATTGAAAGCCCAGGAGACTAAGCTGGAGACCATACCAAACTGTGAAGCTTG cacCAAACCAACGGTGGAGGAGATGAAACAGTGGGCTCAGTCCTTCGATAAGCTGATGAAGAACCCGGCAGGCCGGAACGTGTTTCGCGAGTTTCTACGCACAGAGTACAGTGAGGAGAATATGCTCTTCTGGCTGGCCTGCGAGGATCTGAAGAAGGAAATCAGCAAGAACATGATAGAGGAGAAGGCACGCATGATCTACGAAGACTACATCTCTATTCTTTCACCTAAAGag GTGAGTTTGGACTCGCGGGTGCGGGAGGTTATCAACAGGAAGATGCAAGACCCAACGCCGCACACGTTTGAGGACGCACAGTTGCAGATCTACACCCTCATGCACAGAGACTCGTACCCACGCTTCCTCAACTCACCCATATATAAGTCACTGGTGCAGGGGGGCTCACGCTCCTCCTCTGAATCTTAG
- the rgs19 gene encoding regulator of G-protein signaling 19 isoform X3 produces the protein MRSGAAANMAPHKQYTGPVPAERESPMTRSEMSPSRAQHSPPTQRPNACCFCWCCCCSCSCLTIRREDESRQRLKAQETKLETIPNCEACTKPTVEEMKQWAQSFDKLMKNPAGRNVFREFLRTEYSEENMLFWLACEDLKKEISKNMIEEKARMIYEDYISILSPKEVSLDSRVREVINRKMQDPTPHTFEDAQLQIYTLMHRDSYPRFLNSPIYKSLVQGGSRSSSES, from the exons tacACAGGCCCTGTCCCAGCAGAGCGCGAGTCTCCGATGACACGGAGCGAGATGTCCCCGAGCCGCGCGCAACACTCGCCCCCCACACAGAGACCCAATGCCTGCTGCTTCTGCTGGTGCTGCTGCTGTAGCTGCTCTTG TCTCACTATTAGGAGAGAAGATGAGAGTCGCCAGAGATTGAAAGCCCAGGAGACTAAGCTGGAGACCATACCAAACTGTGAAGCTTG cacCAAACCAACGGTGGAGGAGATGAAACAGTGGGCTCAGTCCTTCGATAAGCTGATGAAGAACCCGGCAGGCCGGAACGTGTTTCGCGAGTTTCTACGCACAGAGTACAGTGAGGAGAATATGCTCTTCTGGCTGGCCTGCGAGGATCTGAAGAAGGAAATCAGCAAGAACATGATAGAGGAGAAGGCACGCATGATCTACGAAGACTACATCTCTATTCTTTCACCTAAAGag GTGAGTTTGGACTCGCGGGTGCGGGAGGTTATCAACAGGAAGATGCAAGACCCAACGCCGCACACGTTTGAGGACGCACAGTTGCAGATCTACACCCTCATGCACAGAGACTCGTACCCACGCTTCCTCAACTCACCCATATATAAGTCACTGGTGCAGGGGGGCTCACGCTCCTCCTCTGAATCTTAG
- the rgs19 gene encoding regulator of G-protein signaling 19 isoform X4 has product MMDILYTGPVPAERESPMTRSEMSPSRAQHSPPTQRPNACCFCWCCCCSCSCLTIRREDESRQRLKAQETKLETIPNCEACTKPTVEEMKQWAQSFDKLMKNPAGRNVFREFLRTEYSEENMLFWLACEDLKKEISKNMIEEKARMIYEDYISILSPKEVSLDSRVREVINRKMQDPTPHTFEDAQLQIYTLMHRDSYPRFLNSPIYKSLVQGGSRSSSES; this is encoded by the exons tacACAGGCCCTGTCCCAGCAGAGCGCGAGTCTCCGATGACACGGAGCGAGATGTCCCCGAGCCGCGCGCAACACTCGCCCCCCACACAGAGACCCAATGCCTGCTGCTTCTGCTGGTGCTGCTGCTGTAGCTGCTCTTG TCTCACTATTAGGAGAGAAGATGAGAGTCGCCAGAGATTGAAAGCCCAGGAGACTAAGCTGGAGACCATACCAAACTGTGAAGCTTG cacCAAACCAACGGTGGAGGAGATGAAACAGTGGGCTCAGTCCTTCGATAAGCTGATGAAGAACCCGGCAGGCCGGAACGTGTTTCGCGAGTTTCTACGCACAGAGTACAGTGAGGAGAATATGCTCTTCTGGCTGGCCTGCGAGGATCTGAAGAAGGAAATCAGCAAGAACATGATAGAGGAGAAGGCACGCATGATCTACGAAGACTACATCTCTATTCTTTCACCTAAAGag GTGAGTTTGGACTCGCGGGTGCGGGAGGTTATCAACAGGAAGATGCAAGACCCAACGCCGCACACGTTTGAGGACGCACAGTTGCAGATCTACACCCTCATGCACAGAGACTCGTACCCACGCTTCCTCAACTCACCCATATATAAGTCACTGGTGCAGGGGGGCTCACGCTCCTCCTCTGAATCTTAG
- the rgs19 gene encoding regulator of G-protein signaling 19 isoform X5, producing the protein MTRSEMSPSRAQHSPPTQRPNACCFCWCCCCSCSCLTIRREDESRQRLKAQETKLETIPNCEACTKPTVEEMKQWAQSFDKLMKNPAGRNVFREFLRTEYSEENMLFWLACEDLKKEISKNMIEEKARMIYEDYISILSPKEVSLDSRVREVINRKMQDPTPHTFEDAQLQIYTLMHRDSYPRFLNSPIYKSLVQGGSRSSSES; encoded by the exons ATGACACGGAGCGAGATGTCCCCGAGCCGCGCGCAACACTCGCCCCCCACACAGAGACCCAATGCCTGCTGCTTCTGCTGGTGCTGCTGCTGTAGCTGCTCTTG TCTCACTATTAGGAGAGAAGATGAGAGTCGCCAGAGATTGAAAGCCCAGGAGACTAAGCTGGAGACCATACCAAACTGTGAAGCTTG cacCAAACCAACGGTGGAGGAGATGAAACAGTGGGCTCAGTCCTTCGATAAGCTGATGAAGAACCCGGCAGGCCGGAACGTGTTTCGCGAGTTTCTACGCACAGAGTACAGTGAGGAGAATATGCTCTTCTGGCTGGCCTGCGAGGATCTGAAGAAGGAAATCAGCAAGAACATGATAGAGGAGAAGGCACGCATGATCTACGAAGACTACATCTCTATTCTTTCACCTAAAGag GTGAGTTTGGACTCGCGGGTGCGGGAGGTTATCAACAGGAAGATGCAAGACCCAACGCCGCACACGTTTGAGGACGCACAGTTGCAGATCTACACCCTCATGCACAGAGACTCGTACCCACGCTTCCTCAACTCACCCATATATAAGTCACTGGTGCAGGGGGGCTCACGCTCCTCCTCTGAATCTTAG